The DNA window ttttagtcaGCATTGGGCCAAAACAGCCAACTCGCGCCACATCTCTATATTGCTTTTGTGAATGACACACACGCGTTCGCATTTTCGGCGATGCGGCGGTTATTTTGCGGGTAATGGATATAGTTTTGATTACTTGATAATATTTCATATGccattattcattattttgagTATTGAATAGGTTAACTAGTCGCCGGGAAGTGGATATTACACGAATCGATAGACCCCAGGGCTGCATTTACCCGCTGCGATCGAAACCTGCCAATCGCACTGCTTACTCCTATCGGGTCTATCGCTATCGGTATTTCGGATCgtaatttttggtatttttttaatgtatttcACATTTTTGACTTTTGTTCATATTTTCCATTAGATTTCAAGTATTCCATGTAAATGTATATAccgtatacatatatatatttatgtatatatgtatatatatatatatattaataaattttactaTAAatctttgtttaaaaaattttacatcattatatatttaaaaatttggtgTTTTCAATTTGCGTTCGCAACTTCCTCATAgcttgagtatttttttttttgtagtttacCTTACTTTTCCCTAATTTaaagtattttgtttttgccttcagtggtttttggtatttttttttagccaaagAGGTCAAGTGCCATGTAGATGTGGCCTTGACCTTAGGCCCTAAACACACCGAAAGAcattttgagtttttttttaaaaaagatgtttattttttactccaCTAGCTCTtgtcttatttttgtttattttatatactgttttgtttttattttttcttgaaaCTACAGACACACACATTGATTGTTAGTAGACTCTATGAAATGATCTTTGTTTTCGGATTGCATAAAACTATAATGCTGAAGAAATGTGAAAATGTAGAAAACTAGGCGGCTCTTTTggttttattcttttttaagtATGTAGTTCGATGCGTTCGTACATTTATCATAATTACCTATATCttcttttttctttcagaGTGTGATTAGAgatatttcatatatatatatgcgtAAAACTTAGTTAAAACTTAAGTCGTACTTTATAGATCGCTCAAACTTAGTTCATTATATATTTCTCAAATATCTTTTGTATAAATGCGAGtgctgttgttattgttgttgtagtaGTAACTagatctgtgtgtgtgtgtgtgggtggttgggtggctgGTTGGTTGAGAGTGGGTTGGGGGTGGTACCGATTTTCCATTTATAAGATATCCAATATTTTCCTGCGGGGGCTGTTGTGTTTCTTTGTTcttcattttgatttttttaatttaagggaaaaaaagaaaacaaatttttgtgtttttttttagttttttcgtgtttttacttcattttttttgcatagtTTTTGGAATAAGTCacacatttatttaataataaatatatatttttagttgtagttgtattttatttatttatttatgtttttttttttggtttttcgtttggtttttgtattttttggtttggtttcgCTTGGTTGCATTTTAATAagttataataattataaaaatggaaTAATAAGTAGgcataataatatataatgtaatataatataataagtTTTCTTGGTTTCGTTTACTTTGGTTTGCACTTGACGAATACGAATACGAATATTGAATATACTTTGGTTCTCCTTAGACGACGAAAAAAATAGTAATTAAATCtggttacatatatataataatgattacatatatgtatatatatgtatgtacgagGTTGTGTTTGAAGtgaatgtgttttttttgttttcagtgtAGTTGTAGTTCTTGTTACGTTTGGAGGTTTCAATAAATGGAGCCATTGCACGTATGTATAACCCCGATCTATTGCggctttttaaatatattattaatcgtttcttttaatatatatatttttcttcgTTTCGTCTTTTGAGTGAAAATCAAtgcgaatcgaatcgaattaAATATACGAGCTTTAATCGAGTGAACTAGgtttaattaattcattaatttaatttaatttaatttaaatgtaaaatgtaaatgtaaaaattgaatcaaacacaaatacaatacaatacaatacaatatattttatgcatattcattataataattagTACTTAGGTAAGCTGAGATAGAAAGATAGATTAAatattgtttgtttgttaattCGCTTAAATCAATAGACATTAAATACTTTGGTTTGTTAATTGAATATAATCATATATAAGTAAGGTGATCAAAAAAATAGTTACTATATATTGCGACTTAgatcattttcatttattattattatgtatttttttatattttggttttcttcCCTTCATCTCCTTTTTTTTGACCTTGAATTAATATTCTTTTTGTCAATTTATAGACCGTTGTCTTTTCGATTTCATTTCCCGCTTTCTTTTTCCTAAACTTGTTGTGTTTGTGGGTTGCCTCATTCAagcttttctttgttttttttagttttaataaaattatattagaTGTAGAtgaaataaatcaattttcaCTAAGATTTCATTACAATTATAATTTagcataaaaatcaaattactATTCCTGCCCAAcgcatagtttttttttctcattttagTTAATGTGCAATTTTGACTATAATGAATGCCTTTTTGTTATGCAAATCAGTAATCCAGGGATAGAGGAATGTCTATTAGttagtttccatttttttttttgaatagtttttaataatCCTGTTAAATCATACAGATCATTGAGTACGAGTATTGGAGAGGTCTTGTCCTGGATAAGGATACATCGGATTGAGTTGCCGCCTAAGTGGTCTTGGTCTTGTTAGTCTTAAAGCTGACCTGAAGCACTCGGTTGCCCAGGGTGTAGCCGTTCAAGGACTGAATGGCCACCACGGCCTCATCGTAATTGGTCATGGTCACGAATCCGAATCCCTTGCACTTGCTCGTCTGCAGATCCCGGATCACCTTCACCGACTGCACGGCACCGAACGGACCAAACAGCTGCCACAGTACGTTCTCTTCGGTTTCCGGGGCCAGGTTATAAACGAATATACACCATCCGGATCCGGTCATTGCATTTCCGGGCAAGATCGAGTTGGCCAACAAATCGCCAGCCAGTGGTGAGTACCTAGAAagggtttttttaaattaatttattaattttttatacacACATAAGTCTTAAACATCAACAGGAGCTTTCTTTTGTTCAAATTTCTATTCAAATCTCACACATCCCTCCATAacacttattattattttctaaagTTTTCTTTATGGGATTTTAAAGGTTCATGctcatttttggttttaggCTTTTAGTTTCATTTCTTGGTGGTTTCTTCttcagtttttatttaattaatcaaGAAAAGATCAACACATAAATGTAGTGACTAATCAAAAGAGTAGATTTAAGGAAAAGCATTataaaaatggaaagaaaaacaTGTTTCAAGTTATGAAGAAACAATATTTTagacaaaagaaaatgaaaaccaaCCTATTTAAAGtcttaaacttaaaatatacaataaCTGGTgcagtttatttaaaatgcaatGATAGATTCAACTGAGCTAGTTACCTTTAAGAATCAAACTAGGAAACTTAGAACTTTATTATTCAACAACTAtgttcataaataaatataagaatAAGTACTGGCATtccataaaacttaaataaaatataatacacaTTAAGGCTAAACATTTATATAgattttcaaatatatattttgttttatgctTTCAGCAAAATGAAGtgggttttttttgtaaaataaattaaatacaaattacgAATATATACACTGAGCAATATGAGCGTGTTAAAAATGATCAAGATAAATAAAGTTCACCTTTGTAGGCCCTTGTTTATGGCTAACATGGGACTTTTTCCAATGCTAAAAATGATGatataaaaattccaaaaaagaagacaaaaaaagaaaagaatagaACCAAAATGTTGGGTTTTTTGGTTGCAGAAATACAATTACAAATTAGTTAAAcgaattacaaaataaatatgtttgtTATTTGGTTAATTTTTTGGTTAGAAAACCCCTCAAGTTTCAAGTTTGCAATATAGCTTCGGGTTGAGCCGAAATTTGTATAAACTTGCAGAAGCACTTAGCCAAAAAAAACCCCTCAAAAGTCTTTAGACTGTATTTTGTTATAGACTTTAGATTTATCGGACAAGCAGACTCTAAGCTATCCCCATCGTTCTGATCTTAACTACAAATAATACCAGCCTCtgcaagaatatataaaactaactataaaatatatatttcaaaatagaaaacaatatttaaacaaaCCTTATGCGTCCGGCGGAGGGTAGAGCTCCGGCCAAACGGCGGGTGGCAGCCGCCGCCTGGGGGGTTAAGTAGGCGGTTAGGGGCGGGGCAATCTGGGCCTTGGCGCTATTGCTCGGATTATTGGCAAATTTAACGGTAATCGGCTCGGCATAACCCTTCGGGGTCTTGCCATTTAACTCCTGGATGGCCCTTTCGGCTTCGTTGCGCTGATCAAAGCGTATAAAGCCCACGCCCTTCGATAGACCTGAATATACacacattttaatatttaatttaatgaattaCAAATAATAACGTACCGGAAATATTATCACAGAGTATACGAGATGTAATTATTTTGCCATACGATGCAAACATCCCCTCCAAGTCTGGTTGTGATAGATTCTTCGGAAGACCCGATACATATAAATTAGCACCCTTAATAGATTCTGAGCTTGGACGGGCGTATGATACTTTAATAACCTTATTCTGCAAACGCAAACCGTTCAGGGTGTTCACAGCCTTCTCAGCATCCTCGGCCCGCACATAGTTAACAAAGCCATAGCCCAGACTCTGGCCtataacaaaatatatattacacattaattttcaaattattttcgAATATTATTTGATCTTACCTTGCTGCAGTGCCGGATTGAGAGCGGTCAACGATGCTGGCAAGACTGAAAAGCGATATTTTCAAGgaattagttttaaaatttattataatctTAAAAGAAACTCAACAAACATGCTTTAGAAATCttgcaaaaaatataaatatccgGTACTCTGTGTAAGCAGTACTCAAGTTAGGTAGCTAAGTAGTTAAAGCAGTCCTTGGGTCCTTGAAAAATACTCAGTACTCAAGGTAAGCAgttgaaaaatatgaaaattcaCACAACATCTACATACGTTTATAGCTAAGTAGTAGAAAAAGCATTGATTGATATTTACCCAAATTACCTGAGACTTTATCACGCACCAGTTTGCAACTCTCCAGCTCACCGATGCTGGAGAAGAGCGATCGCATCTCCTCCTGCGTCATGGTTTGCGGCAGATAGTTGACAATCAAATTGGTGCGCGACTCATCATTGCTGCCGTCCACAGAGCCATTGGCACTGCCGTTCTTTACGATATCCATGGCGTTGGTCATCCTGCTGCTTTGATTCTAGATCCTAGATCcttttcttcttttattttttattttttgtagtaatttatatttttttgtatggtttttttttttgtatcgcTCGCTTAGTATTTAATCTCACTGCTCGGTTGGTTTTTTCGCTTATAATTTAGTGCTGTGTatgttgttttaaattttattttttaggttttaggTTGCGACTGCGCTTTGCACAAGTCCCGTGTGAAGTTGCTTTGCCGCAGAAATTTCGGTTTCTTTATTTGGGTTTTTAGATCAACTACGATCGCGAAAAAAAGTGTATTtgctttttggttttgttcaagtttttatGTTCTTTAACCGCTCTCTCGGTTTCtgtctaaaatttttaaaattgaatttatgcttgaattaatttatttgattttgttttttttcctttagATAAAAGAGTAAATTTTGCTAAATGtgtggttttggttttttgcttTCTCCGAATGCTGGAATGTGTCCTCTTAggtaaactttattttatgcAAAGTTTTAGATGTTTTTGTTGGggttcttcttttttttcgatttctttgttatttttttttttataaaattgcaaaaatgcaaaaagataGCAATAATTTGGTTTTCttgctatttttatacctttaCTAAATTTGCGCTGGTTTTTcggttttatttcttttattggaACTTAGCTTTGGTTTTCAAATATACATTCATATAtcgtatatgtatatatatatagatatatatatatagttagtTGTGTTATCctcttgtatatatataccggttttttgttttttgaatatGATTATTCGTTAATGTTTCCTTTAAATTAATAGTAGTTGGTTTTATTTGGtggtgtttggtttttgttttctcttcTCCTTCTGTCGGCCTTCGCTTTCTGTTAATATTTATCGCCTTTCTGGTTTAATTCCTCTTCCTGTTTTTTAgtaggtttttaaaaaatctccCTTTTTTTAATTCGGTGATCTATACCTTTTTTTATTCCTCTGATAAATGATGGCTGTTCGATTGCTCGCTCGATTTCACTCAATCTGGAATAGGAAATAAATATTCTCAagttagttttttattttatatagcTCGAAAATCAGGTCAATATTTTAACCATTTCAAAAAATACTATAATAGATTCAAAATTGTATCTTCTACATCCCCCTCCCTTCTTAAAAAATTGTCACTGCCAttagaaaactttttctttttcaaatgcctaatggaaatggaaatttttggGAATGAGTGTCGATAATAGAGGCAATCAGAAAATGCCTGATAAGCGCGTTTCACACACAGACAGGATAAAAAGGACATACAGTGACTGCTGTCACCCACCGCACACCACCATTCCTACAacca is part of the Drosophila bipectinata strain 14024-0381.07 chromosome XL, DbipHiC1v2, whole genome shotgun sequence genome and encodes:
- the fne gene encoding ELAV-like protein 4 isoform X1, whose protein sequence is MTNAMDIVKNGSANGSVDGSNDESRTNLIVNYLPQTMTQEEMRSLFSSIGELESCKLVRDKVSGNLVLPASLTALNPALQQGQSLGYGFVNYVRAEDAEKAVNTLNGLRLQNKVIKVSYARPSSESIKGANLYVSGLPKNLSQPDLEGMFASYGKIITSRILCDNISGLSKGVGFIRFDQRNEAERAIQELNGKTPKGYAEPITVKFANNPSNSAKAQIAPPLTAYLTPQAAAATRRLAGALPSAGRIRYSPLAGDLLANSILPGNAMTGSGWCIFVYNLAPETEENVLWQLFGPFGAVQSVKVIRDLQTSKCKGFGFVTMTNYDEAVVAIQSLNGYTLGNRVLQVSFKTNKTKTT
- the fne gene encoding ELAV-like protein 2 isoform X2, translated to MTNAMDIVKNGSANGSVDGSNDESRTNLIVNYLPQTMTQEEMRSLFSSIGELESCKLVRDKVSVLPASLTALNPALQQGQSLGYGFVNYVRAEDAEKAVNTLNGLRLQNKVIKVSYARPSSESIKGANLYVSGLPKNLSQPDLEGMFASYGKIITSRILCDNISGLSKGVGFIRFDQRNEAERAIQELNGKTPKGYAEPITVKFANNPSNSAKAQIAPPLTAYLTPQAAAATRRLAGALPSAGRIRYSPLAGDLLANSILPGNAMTGSGWCIFVYNLAPETEENVLWQLFGPFGAVQSVKVIRDLQTSKCKGFGFVTMTNYDEAVVAIQSLNGYTLGNRVLQVSFKTNKTKTT